A stretch of the Clostridium fungisolvens genome encodes the following:
- the greA gene encoding transcription elongation factor GreA, translating to MSEVKKYMMTYEGVKKLEDELEFLKTVKRKEITEKIKVALGYGDLSENSEYDEAKNEQAFTEGRIIQLENMLKNAVVVDESEISTDTVTIGSIVKVKDYDFDEEVEYIIVGSAEADPMENKISNESPVGSALMGKKVGDIVEAVVPSGVSKFEVLGIRRD from the coding sequence ATGAGCGAAGTTAAGAAGTATATGATGACTTATGAAGGAGTCAAAAAACTAGAGGATGAACTAGAATTTTTAAAAACAGTTAAAAGAAAAGAAATAACTGAAAAAATAAAAGTTGCATTAGGCTATGGAGATTTAAGCGAAAATTCAGAGTATGACGAAGCTAAAAATGAACAAGCTTTTACAGAAGGTAGAATAATACAACTTGAAAACATGCTGAAAAATGCAGTGGTTGTAGATGAGTCAGAAATATCAACAGATACAGTTACAATAGGTTCTATTGTTAAAGTGAAGGATTATGACTTCGATGAAGAAGTTGAATATATAATTGTTGGTTCGGCTGAAGCAGATCCAATGGAAAATAAAATTTCAAATGAATCTCCTGTAGGAAGTGCTTTAATGGGCAAAAAAGTAGGCGATATAGTAGAAGCAGTTGTTCCATCAGGTGTGAGTAAGTTTGAAGTATTAGGAATAAGAAGAGATTAA
- a CDS encoding IS3 family transposase (programmed frameshift), translating into MSKHTLEVKLKVVNDVLEKGMSVNSVAKSLPTAKVVVQRWVALYEKFGVEGLSMKSGTYTGDFKVHVIEYIHKNNLSLFQGAVHFGIPNGSTVGVWERIYLEYGPEALYRDNRGRKAKMKKDKFKKPNTDNSQNEDLIAEVQRLRMENEYLKKFECLSSSQGKISEKDKVVVIRELRHKYKLADLLEIANIPRSTFYYRIKSMEKSDKYDVVKSCIVQIFHENKGRYGYRRITLELHNRGYIVNHKTVQRLMKQLCLKCMVRIKKYRSYRGKIGKIAPNLLSRNFKANRPNEKWVTDVTEFAVFGKKLYLSPILDLYNGEIISYNLSERPTFHQTVDMLKKAFEKIPDDIELILHSDQGWQYQMNKYQKMLKEKGIKQSMSRKGNCLDNSVMENFFGLLKTELLYLQEFESIDHFIEELVSYIDYYNNNRIKIKLKGLSPVQYRIQSLKIA; encoded by the exons ATGTCTAAACATACTTTAGAAGTTAAACTGAAAGTGGTGAATGATGTATTAGAAAAAGGTATGTCAGTCAATTCTGTAGCAAAATCACTCCCTACAGCAAAAGTTGTAGTTCAAAGATGGGTTGCGCTTTATGAGAAATTTGGAGTAGAAGGACTTTCTATGAAGTCTGGAACATATACTGGTGATTTTAAAGTTCATGTTATAGAATATATCCATAAGAATAATTTATCTCTATTCCAAGGGGCTGTTCATTTTGGGATTCCAAATGGTTCAACCGTAGGTGTTTGGGAACGGATATATCTCGAGTATGGTCCCGAAGCTCTGTATAGAGATAACAGAGGGAGGAAGGCAAAAATGAAAAAGGATAAGTTTAAAAAGCCTAATACTGATAACTCACAAAATGAAGATTTAATTGCTGAGGTTCAACGCCTTCGAATGGAGAATGAGTACCTAAAAAAAT TTGAATGCCTTAGTTCAAGCCAGGGAAAAATCAGCGAAAAAGACAAAGTAGTTGTTATTAGAGAATTAAGGCATAAATATAAGTTAGCTGATTTATTAGAAATTGCAAACATTCCTCGCAGCACGTTCTACTATCGTATAAAAAGCATGGAGAAATCTGATAAATACGATGTTGTTAAGTCCTGTATCGTCCAGATTTTCCATGAGAATAAAGGTAGATATGGATACAGGAGAATTACTTTAGAACTGCACAATAGAGGATATATTGTAAATCATAAAACTGTTCAAAGACTGATGAAGCAGTTATGTTTAAAGTGTATGGTTCGTATTAAGAAGTACAGGTCATACCGAGGCAAAATCGGCAAGATTGCCCCAAACTTGTTATCGCGTAACTTCAAAGCTAATAGACCTAATGAGAAGTGGGTTACTGACGTGACCGAATTCGCTGTCTTTGGAAAAAAGCTATATCTTTCGCCAATCCTTGACTTGTACAACGGAGAAATAATAAGTTATAACTTATCCGAAAGGCCTACATTTCATCAAACAGTTGATATGCTTAAAAAGGCCTTTGAGAAGATTCCTGATGACATAGAATTGATACTACACTCAGATCAGGGATGGCAATATCAAATGAATAAATATCAAAAGATGCTAAAGGAAAAAGGTATTAAGCAAAGTATGTCGCGAAAAGGTAACTGTCTTGATAACTCAGTTATGGAAAACTTCTTTGGATTACTGAAAACAGAGTTGCTATATCTACAGGAATTTGAAAGTATAGATCACTTTATAGAAGAGTTAGTATCTTATATAGATTATTATAATAATAATCGTATTAAGATAAAATTAAAAGGACTGAGTCCTGTTCAATACAGGATTCAGTCTCTAAAAATAGCTTAA
- the lysS gene encoding lysine--tRNA ligase: MSNEEMSINQLEAQFNEQERLRRQKLLDLQEAGKDPFDVYKVERSHSSVEVKDNFDTLEGKIVKVAGRLMSKRGQGKVIFSDIHDRDGKLQLFIKIDEVGEEALKEYKTHDLGDWIWAEGEVFKTKAGEVSVKVSTFKLICKSLKPLPEKWHGLKDPDLRYRQREVDVITNPEVKDTFIKRTKIIKEIRNFLDNRGFLEIETPILSPIAGGAAARPFITHHNALDIDMYLRIATELYLKRCIVAGFEKVYDMGKNFRNEGIDVRHNPEFTMIELYEAYSDYNDMMEITENLISSVCEKIHGTTKVTYQGTEIDFKAPWRRITMVDAVKEYAGVDFNNIVSDEEAQAIAKEKHLEFKKDIKNVTKGEVLNMLFEEYAEEHMIQPTFITDYPVEISPLTKKKRGNEAFTERFEGFVYGREICNAYSELNDPIVQRQRFEQQAKERELGDDEAYVIDEEFMSALETGMPPTGGLGIGIDRIIMFLTDSASIRDVLLFPTMKPL, from the coding sequence ATGTCAAATGAGGAAATGAGTATAAACCAGTTAGAGGCTCAATTTAATGAGCAAGAAAGATTAAGAAGGCAGAAACTCTTAGATCTACAAGAAGCAGGTAAGGACCCATTTGATGTTTATAAGGTTGAAAGAAGTCATTCATCAGTTGAAGTGAAAGACAATTTTGATACATTAGAAGGAAAAATTGTTAAAGTAGCCGGAAGACTTATGTCTAAAAGAGGTCAAGGTAAGGTTATATTTTCAGATATTCATGATAGAGATGGTAAGCTTCAACTATTTATAAAGATTGATGAGGTTGGAGAAGAAGCTCTAAAAGAATATAAGACACACGATCTTGGAGATTGGATATGGGCAGAAGGTGAAGTGTTTAAAACAAAAGCTGGAGAAGTTTCAGTTAAGGTTTCAACATTTAAACTAATCTGTAAATCATTAAAACCATTACCAGAAAAGTGGCATGGATTAAAAGATCCAGATTTAAGATATAGACAAAGAGAAGTAGATGTTATAACAAATCCAGAAGTAAAGGATACTTTTATAAAAAGAACTAAGATTATAAAAGAAATTAGAAACTTCTTGGATAATAGAGGATTCTTAGAAATAGAAACTCCTATACTTTCACCTATAGCAGGTGGAGCAGCAGCAAGACCTTTTATCACACATCATAATGCTTTGGATATAGATATGTATCTAAGAATAGCTACTGAGCTTTACTTAAAGAGATGTATAGTTGCAGGTTTTGAAAAAGTATATGATATGGGCAAAAACTTTAGAAATGAAGGGATAGATGTAAGACATAATCCTGAATTTACTATGATTGAGCTTTATGAAGCATATTCAGATTATAATGATATGATGGAAATCACTGAAAATTTAATCTCAAGTGTATGTGAAAAAATTCATGGTACAACTAAAGTAACATATCAAGGAACTGAAATAGACTTTAAAGCACCATGGAGAAGAATTACTATGGTTGATGCTGTTAAAGAATATGCAGGTGTAGATTTCAATAATATTGTAAGTGATGAAGAAGCTCAAGCAATAGCAAAAGAAAAGCATCTTGAGTTTAAGAAAGATATAAAGAATGTAACAAAAGGTGAAGTGTTAAACATGTTATTTGAAGAATATGCAGAAGAGCATATGATTCAACCAACGTTTATTACTGATTACCCAGTTGAAATCTCTCCTTTAACAAAGAAGAAGAGAGGAAACGAAGCATTTACAGAAAGATTTGAAGGCTTTGTTTATGGAAGAGAAATATGTAATGCATACTCTGAACTTAATGATCCAATAGTTCAAAGACAAAGATTTGAACAACAAGCTAAGGAAAGAGAGCTTGGAGATGACGAAGCATATGTAATTGATGAAGAATTTATGAGTGCTCTTGAGACTGGCATGCCACCAACAGGTGGATTAGGAATAGGAATCGATAGAATAATAATGTTCTTAACAGATTCTGCGTCTATAAGAGATGTACTTTTATTCCCAACAATGAAACCACTATAA
- a CDS encoding type III pantothenate kinase yields MILLVDVGNTNIVLGVYDNDKYMMSWRISTDSKKTSDEYGIQVRALFSQNNLDINDIEGIIISSVVPNIMYSFEHMVRKCFNMDPIVVGPGIKTGINIKYDNPKEVGADRIVNAVAAYEMYKRSTIVIDFGTATTFCAISKNGNYLGGNIVPGIRISSDALFERAAKLPRVELEKPDTLICKNTVTSMQAGIIYGYTGQVEYIVKKMKQEMKELGEDEPFVLATGGLANLIARETDLIDKVNSKLTLEGLKIIYYKNKE; encoded by the coding sequence ATGATCTTATTAGTAGATGTTGGCAATACTAATATAGTTTTAGGAGTTTATGACAACGATAAGTATATGATGAGCTGGAGAATATCAACAGATTCGAAGAAAACGTCTGATGAATATGGCATACAAGTAAGAGCATTATTTTCTCAGAATAACTTAGATATTAATGACATAGAAGGAATAATAATTTCATCTGTTGTTCCGAATATAATGTATTCATTTGAACATATGGTTAGAAAATGTTTCAATATGGATCCAATAGTAGTAGGACCAGGTATAAAAACAGGTATAAATATAAAGTACGATAATCCGAAAGAAGTCGGTGCTGATAGAATAGTTAATGCAGTTGCTGCATATGAAATGTATAAACGAAGCACTATAGTTATAGATTTTGGTACTGCTACTACTTTCTGTGCTATATCCAAGAATGGTAACTATCTTGGAGGAAATATAGTTCCAGGAATAAGAATTTCATCTGATGCTCTATTTGAGAGAGCTGCTAAGCTTCCTAGAGTAGAACTTGAAAAACCAGATACCCTAATATGTAAAAATACAGTTACAAGCATGCAAGCTGGAATAATATATGGATACACTGGGCAAGTTGAATATATTGTTAAGAAAATGAAACAGGAAATGAAGGAACTTGGAGAAGATGAACCATTCGTATTAGCTACAGGTGGTTTAGCTAATTTAATTGCTAGAGAAACGGACCTGATAGATAAGGTTAATTCAAAATTGACTTTAGAAGGACTTAAGATAATTTATTATAAGAATAAAGAATAG
- a CDS encoding DEAD/DEAH box helicase: protein MEKMIFNELNCSDEIKKAISDMGFTEATPIQALAIPVVMSGADMVGQAQTGTGKTAAFGIPTIDRIDTSSKDLQVLVLCPTRELAVQVGEEFEKLAKYKRGLNVLAVYGGDSMERQIRGLRRGSQIVVGTPGRVMDHMRRGTIKMDSLKVLILDEADEMLNMGFREDIEEILSTIEQPVQKLLFSATMKRSILDIVKKHLKNPEMVKIENKEITTPNISQMYVEVKEQDKLEVMTRLIDMYNPKLSLIFCNTKSKVDEIEEKLLNKGYNISKIHGDMKQSVRSSVIQRFKQGNIKILIATDVAARGLDIDDVEMVFNFDVPQHEEHYVHRIGRTGRAGREGRAFTMVTGRQMRDLRDIMTYTKKKMKLHNIPTLKDVRKVKVQKFVDMLEEDMKNDEYKKYVSIVEKMLEQGHDAKDIAAALLQRELNFTERDDVDMNPSSSRDESARRSGRNDRNDRSDRSDRGRREGGQSREEGMVRMFVNIGRDKNLKPEHLVRAIASEVGIPGRSIGAIDIYEKYTFVEVPEQYSNDVLDVMNKVKINGVRVNVEVAQKKGTKKRRDFS from the coding sequence ATGGAAAAAATGATATTTAATGAGTTAAATTGCTCAGACGAGATAAAAAAAGCTATAAGTGATATGGGATTCACAGAAGCTACACCAATACAAGCGTTAGCTATACCTGTAGTTATGAGTGGAGCTGACATGGTAGGTCAGGCACAAACTGGTACAGGTAAAACAGCAGCTTTTGGTATACCTACTATAGATAGAATAGATACTTCAAGCAAGGATTTACAAGTGTTAGTTTTATGCCCAACTAGAGAACTTGCAGTTCAAGTTGGCGAAGAATTTGAAAAGCTTGCAAAATACAAAAGAGGTTTAAATGTATTAGCTGTATATGGTGGAGACTCTATGGAAAGGCAGATAAGAGGCCTTAGAAGAGGAAGTCAAATAGTTGTTGGAACACCTGGAAGAGTTATGGACCATATGAGAAGAGGAACTATAAAGATGGATTCTTTAAAAGTTCTTATATTGGATGAAGCTGATGAAATGCTTAATATGGGTTTCAGAGAAGATATTGAAGAAATATTATCAACTATAGAACAACCAGTTCAAAAACTTTTATTCTCAGCTACTATGAAAAGATCTATACTTGACATAGTTAAGAAACACTTAAAGAATCCTGAGATGGTAAAGATAGAGAATAAAGAAATCACAACTCCAAATATATCTCAGATGTATGTGGAAGTTAAGGAACAAGATAAATTAGAAGTAATGACAAGACTTATTGATATGTACAATCCAAAGCTTTCCTTAATATTCTGTAATACAAAGAGTAAAGTAGATGAAATTGAAGAGAAGCTTTTAAATAAAGGATATAATATAAGTAAGATACATGGAGATATGAAGCAATCTGTAAGAAGTAGTGTTATACAAAGATTTAAACAAGGAAACATTAAGATACTTATAGCTACAGATGTTGCTGCTAGAGGTTTGGATATAGATGATGTTGAAATGGTATTTAACTTTGATGTTCCACAACATGAGGAACACTATGTTCATAGAATTGGTAGAACAGGTAGAGCAGGTAGAGAAGGAAGAGCCTTCACTATGGTAACTGGAAGACAAATGAGAGATCTTAGAGACATCATGACATATACAAAGAAGAAAATGAAGCTTCATAACATACCTACATTAAAGGATGTAAGAAAAGTTAAGGTTCAAAAGTTTGTAGATATGCTTGAAGAAGACATGAAGAATGATGAATATAAGAAATATGTATCAATAGTTGAAAAGATGCTTGAACAAGGACATGATGCTAAAGATATAGCTGCTGCACTTTTACAAAGAGAGCTTAACTTTACTGAAAGAGACGATGTAGATATGAATCCGTCATCTTCTAGAGACGAAAGTGCTAGAAGAAGTGGAAGAAACGACAGAAACGACAGAAGTGACAGAAGTGACAGAGGTAGAAGAGAAGGCGGCCAAAGTAGAGAAGAAGGTATGGTTAGAATGTTTGTCAACATTGGAAGAGACAAAAATCTAAAGCCAGAGCATCTTGTGAGAGCTATAGCTAGTGAAGTTGGGATACCAGGCAGAAGTATAGGAGCTATAGATATATATGAAAAATATACATTTGTAGAAGTTCCTGAGCAATATTCCAATGATGTATTAGATGTTATGAACAAGGTTAAGATTAATGGAGTAAGAGTTAATGTAGAAGTAGCTCAGAAAAAAGGAACTAAGAAAAGAAGAGACTTCAGCTAA
- the dusB gene encoding tRNA dihydrouridine synthase DusB, whose protein sequence is MNIGNVSLENNVFLAPMAGVTDISFRGLCKKMGCSLVYTEMVSSKALYYGSDNTEQLLRVSEEEKPVAVQIFGNDPKVMAEVTNRYFNNNDDICIVDINMGCPAPKIVKNGEGSALMKNPSLAYDIVKAVKSVSNKPVTVKFRKGFDKDDINAVYFAKVVESAGADAIAVHGRTREQMYEGKADWDIIRQVKQSVNIPVIGNGDIVTAVDAKNMISMTNCDGIMIARGSMGNPWIFKQITDMMSGIEVLEPTPSEKIDMCLEHYDLALKYDGERKALREMRKHIAWYIKGLKNCTEIKNIINTEDDVNSVIRILREYKKNLINEF, encoded by the coding sequence ATGAATATTGGTAATGTAAGTTTAGAAAACAATGTATTTTTAGCTCCTATGGCAGGGGTTACTGACATTTCCTTTAGAGGTCTATGCAAGAAAATGGGATGTTCCCTTGTTTATACTGAAATGGTAAGTAGTAAGGCTCTTTATTACGGAAGTGATAATACTGAGCAGCTTCTACGAGTTTCAGAAGAAGAGAAACCTGTAGCTGTACAAATATTTGGTAATGATCCTAAAGTTATGGCTGAAGTTACTAATCGTTATTTTAATAATAATGATGATATTTGTATAGTTGATATTAATATGGGATGTCCTGCTCCGAAGATAGTTAAAAATGGAGAAGGTTCTGCACTTATGAAAAATCCAAGCCTTGCTTACGATATAGTTAAGGCTGTAAAAAGTGTTTCTAATAAACCTGTAACTGTTAAGTTTAGAAAAGGGTTTGATAAAGATGATATTAATGCGGTCTATTTTGCTAAAGTGGTAGAATCAGCAGGAGCTGATGCTATAGCAGTTCATGGCAGAACTAGAGAGCAAATGTATGAAGGTAAGGCTGATTGGGATATAATAAGACAAGTGAAACAATCTGTTAATATACCGGTTATAGGTAATGGAGATATAGTGACTGCTGTTGATGCTAAAAATATGATATCAATGACTAATTGTGATGGAATAATGATAGCAAGAGGAAGTATGGGGAATCCGTGGATATTTAAACAGATTACTGACATGATGAGTGGAATTGAGGTTTTAGAACCTACTCCTTCTGAAAAAATTGATATGTGCTTAGAGCATTATGATTTGGCTTTAAAGTATGACGGAGAACGGAAAGCTTTAAGAGAAATGAGGAAACATATTGCTTGGTACATAAAAGGTTTAAAAAACTGCACAGAAATTAAAAATATTATTAATACAGAAGATGATGTAAATTCTGTTATAAGAATATTAAGAGAATATAAAAAAAATTTAATTAATGAATTTTGA
- a CDS encoding glycine--tRNA ligase, which produces MAVEKTMDKLVALCKNRGFIFPGSDIYGGLANSWDYGPLGVEFKNNVKKAWWKKFVQESPYNVGVDCAILMNREVWVASGHVGGFSDPLMDCKECKTRFRADKLIEDHMTAQGAEVASADGWSNEQLKDYIEQHQIECPKCGKKNFTDIRKFNLMFKTFQGVTEDAKAEIYLRPETAQGIFVNFKAVQRSSRKKVPFGIAQIGKSFRNEITPGNFTFRTREFEQMELEFFCKPGTDMEWFNFWRDYCWNFLLNLGMTKENIRMRDHEQEELSFYSNATSDIEYLFPFGWGELWGIADRTDYDLTKHQEHSGQDMSYLDPTTNEKYVPYCIEPSLGADRVALAFLADAYEEQELEDGDVRNVLHLHPALAPYKAAILPLSKKLSEKADEVYSELRKKFNVEYDEAGSIGKRYRRQDEIGTPFCITVDFDTLEDNAVTVRDRDTMEQVRIKIEELDNYIAAKLEF; this is translated from the coding sequence ATGGCAGTTGAAAAAACTATGGATAAACTAGTGGCTTTATGTAAAAATAGAGGTTTCATATTCCCGGGGTCAGATATTTATGGTGGATTAGCAAACTCATGGGATTACGGTCCTCTAGGAGTAGAATTTAAAAATAACGTAAAAAAAGCTTGGTGGAAAAAATTCGTACAAGAAAGCCCTTATAACGTTGGAGTTGATTGCGCTATACTTATGAATAGAGAGGTATGGGTTGCATCAGGACACGTAGGTGGATTTTCAGACCCGCTTATGGACTGTAAAGAATGTAAGACAAGATTTAGAGCTGATAAATTAATAGAAGATCATATGACAGCACAAGGAGCTGAGGTTGCTTCAGCTGATGGATGGTCTAACGAACAATTAAAAGATTATATAGAACAACATCAAATAGAATGCCCTAAGTGTGGAAAGAAAAACTTCACTGATATAAGAAAGTTTAATTTAATGTTTAAAACATTCCAAGGTGTAACTGAAGATGCAAAGGCTGAGATATACCTTAGACCAGAGACTGCTCAAGGTATATTCGTAAACTTTAAAGCAGTTCAAAGAAGTTCAAGAAAAAAGGTTCCATTTGGAATTGCACAAATAGGGAAATCTTTTAGAAATGAAATAACACCAGGTAACTTTACTTTCAGAACAAGAGAATTTGAACAAATGGAGCTTGAGTTCTTCTGTAAACCAGGAACTGATATGGAATGGTTTAATTTCTGGAGAGATTACTGCTGGAATTTCTTATTAAACCTAGGCATGACTAAAGAAAATATAAGAATGAGAGATCATGAACAAGAAGAATTATCATTCTATTCAAATGCAACATCAGATATAGAATATTTATTCCCATTTGGCTGGGGAGAACTTTGGGGAATAGCAGATAGAACTGACTATGACTTAACAAAACATCAGGAACATTCAGGACAGGATATGAGTTACTTAGATCCTACTACTAATGAAAAATATGTTCCATACTGTATTGAACCATCACTAGGAGCAGATAGAGTTGCACTTGCATTTTTAGCAGATGCATACGAAGAACAAGAACTAGAAGATGGAGACGTTAGAAATGTATTGCACCTACACCCAGCATTAGCTCCATACAAAGCAGCAATATTACCATTATCTAAGAAGCTTTCAGAAAAAGCTGATGAAGTATACTCAGAATTAAGAAAGAAGTTTAATGTTGAATATGATGAAGCTGGAAGCATAGGTAAGAGATATAGAAGACAAGATGAAATAGGAACTCCTTTCTGTATAACTGTAGACTTTGATACATTAGAAGATAATGCAGTAACAGTAAGAGATAGAGATACTATGGAACAAGTAAGAATTAAGATAGAAGAACTAGATAATTATATAGCAGCAAAATTAGAATTTTAA
- a CDS encoding formate--tetrahydrofolate ligase: MKTDIEIAQEAKIEPIIKIAEKLGLTDDDIELYGKYKCKISLDVVNNKEENKSGKLVLVTAINPTPAGEGKSTVTVGLGQALNRIGKNAVIALREPSLGPVFGMKGGAAGGGYSQVVPMEDINLHFTGDMHAITTANNLLCAAIDNHIHQGNLLKIDSRRIIFKRVMDMNDRALRDIVIGMGGKANGFVREDGFMITVASEIMAILCLAKDLKDLKERMGNILVAYNLDGIPVYAKEIGIQGAMALLMKDAIKPNLVQTLENTPAIIHGGPFANIAHGCNSIIATKTAMKLGEYTVTEAGFGADLGAEKFFDIKCRYGGLKPNCTVLVATIRAIKHHGGVKKDNLNEENIEAVKKGIKNLEKQVENIKKYGVPVIVAINKFISDTDEEIRIVKEFCDSIDIKVSLTEVWEKGGEGGIDLAKKVVETIELEQSNFSPIYDSELQIKQKIEVIAKEIYGATGVNYTSMAQKQIKELEDFKLDKLPICMAKTQYSLSDNPSLIGRPEGFEITVREIRVSNGAGFIVALTGDIMTMPGLPKVPAANKMDILENGEIVGLF, from the coding sequence ATGAAAACAGATATAGAAATTGCTCAAGAAGCAAAAATAGAACCAATAATAAAGATAGCAGAAAAGCTAGGGTTAACTGATGATGATATTGAACTTTATGGAAAATATAAATGTAAGATATCGCTTGATGTTGTTAACAACAAAGAAGAAAATAAATCTGGAAAGCTAGTGCTTGTTACTGCTATAAACCCAACACCAGCAGGAGAAGGTAAGTCTACAGTTACTGTAGGACTTGGGCAAGCATTAAACAGAATTGGTAAAAATGCTGTGATAGCTCTAAGAGAACCTTCTTTAGGTCCTGTTTTTGGGATGAAAGGTGGAGCAGCAGGTGGAGGATATTCGCAAGTTGTTCCTATGGAGGACATAAATCTTCATTTTACTGGAGATATGCATGCGATAACGACTGCAAATAACTTGCTTTGTGCTGCTATAGATAATCATATACATCAAGGTAATTTGTTAAAGATAGATTCTAGAAGAATAATTTTTAAAAGAGTCATGGATATGAATGATAGAGCGTTAAGAGATATAGTAATAGGTATGGGTGGTAAAGCGAACGGATTTGTTAGAGAAGACGGATTCATGATAACAGTAGCATCAGAAATAATGGCTATATTATGCTTGGCGAAGGACCTTAAGGACTTGAAGGAAAGAATGGGCAATATACTTGTAGCATATAATTTGGATGGAATTCCTGTTTATGCGAAAGAGATAGGGATACAAGGTGCTATGGCATTGTTAATGAAAGATGCCATAAAACCAAATCTGGTTCAAACTTTAGAAAACACACCAGCTATAATACATGGAGGACCTTTTGCTAATATTGCACATGGGTGTAACTCAATAATTGCAACTAAAACAGCAATGAAGTTAGGTGAGTATACTGTAACTGAAGCTGGATTTGGAGCGGATTTGGGGGCTGAAAAGTTCTTTGATATAAAGTGTAGATATGGTGGATTAAAGCCAAATTGTACAGTTCTTGTAGCAACAATTAGAGCTATAAAACATCACGGTGGAGTAAAGAAAGATAATCTAAATGAAGAAAATATAGAAGCAGTGAAAAAAGGAATTAAAAACCTAGAAAAACAAGTGGAAAATATTAAAAAGTATGGGGTTCCAGTTATAGTTGCAATAAATAAGTTTATTTCAGACACTGATGAAGAGATAAGAATTGTAAAAGAGTTTTGTGACTCCATAGATATTAAAGTATCTCTTACTGAAGTTTGGGAAAAAGGTGGAGAAGGCGGAATTGATCTCGCTAAAAAAGTAGTTGAAACTATAGAGCTAGAACAATCAAACTTTAGTCCTATATATGACTCAGAGCTTCAGATTAAGCAAAAAATTGAAGTTATTGCAAAAGAGATATATGGGGCAACAGGTGTAAATTATACTTCAATGGCTCAAAAGCAAATAAAGGAATTAGAAGATTTTAAATTAGATAAGTTACCTATTTGCATGGCAAAAACTCAATATTCGCTATCTGATAATCCTTCTTTGATAGGAAGACCGGAAGGTTTTGAGATAACTGTAAGAGAGATAAGAGTATCAAATGGAGCGGGATTTATTGTAGCGTTGACTGGAGATATAATGACTATGCCTGGATTGCCTAAAGTTCCTGCTGCAAATAAGATGGATATCCTTGAAAATGGAGAAATAGTAGGTTTATTTTAA